One genomic region from Magallana gigas chromosome 3, xbMagGiga1.1, whole genome shotgun sequence encodes:
- the LOC109618870 gene encoding uncharacterized protein has product MSRFQSIYDSQETEAPASQELFGQESDREQTVPVSEKLLKDILQELKDLRKSIEELKRSSETREKTTLFRIEDQGFHKTYFQYLKGLFCSFPWLDIENEDFKREVKELVGENPCKFRSMCSFASQKFTQMRNQLRRMLFHSTMDIQALSLDGLCNYLYRPFTPPGESPVDKKRRKMTVALRAFLSTKKFNECEKFWPEFKEFYASIKEDLRPNIWDLLQEKEERRIKRYQDEQEREK; this is encoded by the exons ATGTCAAGATTCCAGTCTATTTAT GATTCCCAAGAGACTGAGGCACCAGCATCCCAGGAGTTGTTTGGCCAAGAGTCAGATCGAGAGCAGACTGTCCCTGTGTCTGAGAAACTGCTTAAAGACATCC TACAAGAACTAAAAGACCTTAGAAAAAGTATCGAGGAACTTAAAAGATCCTCAGAAACCAGGGAAAAAACAACATTATTCAGAATTGAAGATCAGGGTTTTCAT AAAACCTACTTCCAGTATTTGAAGGGACTCTTCTGCAGCTTTCCCTGGCTTGACATTGAAAATGAAGACTTCAAG AGAGAAGTAAAAGAGCTTGTCGGTGAAAACCCGTGCAAATTTCGGAGTATGTGCAGTTTTGCTTCTCAGAAGTTTACTCAGATGAGAAATCAACTGAGGCGAATG cTGTTCCATTCTACAATGGACATACAGGCCCTCTCCCTGGATGGCCTGTGCAATTATTTGTACAGGCCATTCACTCCACCAGGGGAGAGTCCTGTGGACAAAAAGAGGAGGAAGATGACAGTAGCACTT AGGGCATTCTTATCAACAAAGAAGTTTAATGAATGTGAGAAGTTTTGGCCAGAGTTTAAAG AGTTCTATGCATCCATAAAAGAAGACCTTAGACCCAACATCTGGGATCTTCTACAAGAAAAGGAAGAAAGAAGAATTAAGCGGTACCAAGAT GAACAAGAAAGAGAGAAATGA